The Corynebacterium pseudopelargi genome contains a region encoding:
- a CDS encoding transglycosylase domain-containing protein, with product MAANEHSKKSQGRPKGASQEKQGKSWVKPTLLTAIAVAIIGPIVAFMLAYVVVDVPEPEQLVTKQVSQIYASDGETELARIVPPEGNRVEVSLSDVPDETQKAVLAAEDREFYNNSGFSITGFGRALIGQLRGDSSAGGGSTITQQYVKNSLVGNDHSLVRKAKELVYSVKMANEWSKDEVLQAYLNTIYFGRNAYGIDAAAKAYFGIPASELNTEQSAVLAASIQRPSQLDPWTNREEAEARWNYVLDGMVEQGWLDPAARSTMVYPETVDPASNQPYNEADGPNGLIRNQVLAELGSLGITEDEVQTLGLRITTTIDTTAQEATVNAVENNLAGEQENTRVASVSVEPATGAVRAYYGGADAIGYDYANAPLQAGSTFKIFGLAAAVQQGIPTNAYYSSAPVTLPGGHTITNVGGESCGTCSLKQALKNSYNTSFIRMQQDLENTTQDTADMAHALGVPRSLPGIEKTLTENGEKPFDGIILGQYLVRPLDMAHALATLSNYGVYHDAYFVQKVETASGETLYEHDGGEGQRAVSEAVATQVLDAMGPIAAFSNGHALSGRPSAAKTGTTQLGDTGNNKDAWMIGSTPQLATAVWAGTDDNEPLLNAWGGPMYGANLPADIWQSAMNGALVNDDVEYFKDPEPIGWAAGGYTTGPDYSSSAPATQNQEVTPETTTSTTTPTTSNQAPSLSDLVPGLGDPEPANPEPGAPAEPAPEQPAEGAPPLLPIF from the coding sequence TTGGCAGCGAACGAACATAGCAAGAAAAGCCAGGGGCGCCCCAAGGGTGCCTCACAGGAAAAGCAGGGCAAGTCTTGGGTAAAGCCCACCTTGCTCACCGCCATCGCCGTGGCGATCATCGGCCCCATTGTGGCCTTCATGCTCGCCTACGTTGTAGTAGATGTGCCTGAACCAGAACAACTGGTAACCAAGCAGGTATCGCAGATCTACGCCTCCGATGGTGAAACGGAACTGGCGCGCATCGTTCCTCCCGAAGGCAACCGCGTGGAAGTCAGCCTGAGCGATGTGCCAGACGAGACTCAAAAAGCAGTGCTGGCAGCAGAAGACCGCGAGTTTTATAACAACTCCGGCTTTTCCATCACCGGCTTTGGGCGCGCACTCATTGGCCAACTCCGTGGCGATTCTTCCGCCGGCGGTGGTTCTACCATCACCCAGCAGTATGTGAAGAACTCCCTGGTGGGCAATGACCACTCCTTGGTGCGTAAGGCCAAAGAGCTGGTCTATTCGGTCAAGATGGCCAATGAGTGGAGTAAAGATGAGGTGCTGCAGGCCTACCTCAACACCATTTACTTCGGCCGAAACGCCTATGGCATTGATGCTGCCGCCAAGGCGTATTTTGGTATTCCCGCCAGCGAGCTGAACACCGAGCAATCTGCCGTGCTCGCAGCCTCTATCCAGCGCCCCAGCCAGCTTGATCCCTGGACCAACCGCGAAGAGGCAGAAGCGCGCTGGAACTATGTGCTTGACGGCATGGTGGAGCAGGGCTGGTTAGATCCCGCCGCGCGCAGCACCATGGTGTACCCAGAGACGGTGGATCCGGCAAGCAATCAGCCCTATAACGAGGCCGATGGCCCCAACGGTCTGATTCGCAACCAGGTGCTTGCAGAGCTCGGCAGCCTCGGCATTACCGAAGATGAGGTGCAAACCCTTGGCCTGCGCATCACCACCACCATCGACACCACTGCCCAGGAGGCAACGGTGAATGCGGTGGAGAATAACCTTGCGGGCGAGCAGGAAAACACCCGCGTGGCGTCGGTAAGCGTGGAGCCTGCAACCGGTGCCGTGCGTGCCTACTATGGCGGCGCCGATGCCATCGGTTATGACTACGCCAATGCCCCGCTGCAGGCCGGTTCGACCTTCAAGATCTTCGGCTTGGCCGCCGCAGTTCAGCAGGGCATTCCTACCAATGCCTACTATTCTTCGGCGCCGGTAACCCTGCCTGGCGGGCACACCATTACCAACGTTGGTGGCGAATCCTGCGGCACCTGCTCGCTCAAGCAGGCGCTGAAGAATTCCTATAACACCAGCTTCATCCGCATGCAGCAGGACCTGGAAAACACCACCCAAGACACCGCCGATATGGCCCATGCGCTCGGCGTGCCTCGTTCGCTGCCGGGCATTGAAAAGACGCTGACCGAAAATGGCGAGAAGCCTTTCGACGGCATCATCCTCGGCCAGTACCTGGTTCGTCCCCTGGATATGGCCCACGCCCTTGCCACCTTGTCCAATTACGGCGTCTACCACGATGCCTACTTCGTGCAAAAGGTAGAGACCGCCTCCGGCGAAACCCTCTACGAGCACGATGGCGGCGAAGGCCAGCGCGCCGTATCCGAGGCCGTGGCCACCCAGGTGCTTGATGCCATGGGTCCGATCGCAGCCTTTTCCAATGGCCACGCACTGTCTGGTCGCCCCTCGGCAGCCAAGACCGGCACCACCCAATTGGGCGATACCGGCAATAACAAAGATGCATGGATGATCGGCTCTACCCCACAACTTGCCACCGCAGTATGGGCAGGCACCGACGATAATGAACCCCTGCTCAACGCCTGGGGTGGCCCAATGTACGGTGCCAACCTGCCCGCCGATATTTGGCAATCGGCCATGAATGGCGCATTGGTCAATGATGACGTGGAGTACTTCAAGGATCCCGAGCCCATCGGCTGGGCAGCCGGCGGCTACACCACCGGCCCGGACTACAGCAGCAGCGCGCCTGCTACGCAGAACCAGGAAGTCACTCCTGAAACCACCACCAGCACCACCACCCCCACCACCTCGAACCAGGCACCTTCGCTTTCGGATCTGGTTCCAGGTCTTGGCGATCCAGAACCGGCCAACCCTGAACCAGGGGCTCCGGCTGAGCCTGCGCCCGAGCAACCGGCAGAAGGCGCACCGCCGCTGCTGCCCATCTTCTAG
- a CDS encoding SDR family oxidoreductase, with translation MTVVVTGASKGIGLATTKALLDAGYEVIAQYRDTEPSFSHENLSWWQASFDPGASLEPPAANVEAIVHCAGVAILGTCAQLDPQDWRDHMEVNLYGPIELTRMLLPELRKRDGHVIYINSGAGLHTKPEWGGYSASKFAARAWCDTLRAEEPDIRVTSIYPGRVNTDMQRAIVAYEGKEYDGSQFIAPETIAQTVLSVLQTPRDAQVNDVSIRPR, from the coding sequence ATGACTGTTGTAGTCACCGGAGCCAGCAAAGGCATTGGCTTGGCCACCACCAAAGCACTGCTAGATGCCGGATATGAGGTGATTGCCCAGTACCGCGATACCGAACCCAGCTTTTCGCATGAGAATTTGAGCTGGTGGCAGGCAAGTTTTGACCCCGGCGCGAGCCTAGAGCCACCGGCAGCGAACGTTGAGGCCATCGTCCACTGCGCCGGCGTTGCCATTTTGGGCACTTGCGCGCAGCTTGATCCGCAGGATTGGCGCGATCACATGGAAGTCAACCTCTATGGCCCTATCGAGCTCACCAGGATGCTGCTGCCGGAATTGCGCAAGCGCGATGGGCACGTCATTTACATCAATTCTGGTGCGGGTTTGCACACGAAGCCCGAGTGGGGTGGGTATTCTGCCAGTAAATTTGCCGCCCGCGCCTGGTGCGATACCTTGCGCGCCGAGGAACCGGATATCCGCGTGACCTCCATTTATCCTGGCAGGGTGAATACGGATATGCAGCGAGCGATCGTTGCCTACGAGGGCAAAGAGTACGATGGTTCGCAGTTCATTGCGCCGGAAACCATCGCCCAAACGGTGCTTTCGGTGCTGCAAACCCCGCGCGATGCGCAGGTCAACGACGTATCTATCCGCCCACGCTAG
- a CDS encoding universal stress protein encodes MVQRSKHSEDGEPCSSERFAFDHQPARVLVAWSPSATGAEAIASAAWLARTANVEVQCVTTFLRPWPSPSVSKLGSKYKKWFKKEAAACEKAVKKQLEAAGVDQAHWAKEVSIFADGTNEANLIAQAAEDFGADIVLLGSSAAASKGRLLAGSTADALLHTSPVPVGLIPRDPKLSKRGVTRLNFGIIGDEIDDAALMRAARLAEIWTTPLRILALSPSGFGDPPISESLELPSDITLEWRERTLAVLDRCRDRVAKEIPNIEITTQIGSGNGWAGALDALKWKKGDLLCLGSSPMGAFERVFIGSQATEMLPYVSVPVLMIPKSAQR; translated from the coding sequence ATGGTCCAGCGGAGCAAACACAGCGAAGACGGCGAGCCTTGCAGCTCTGAGCGCTTCGCCTTCGACCACCAGCCGGCACGAGTTCTTGTGGCCTGGAGCCCCTCGGCAACCGGCGCGGAGGCAATCGCCTCCGCCGCTTGGCTTGCCCGCACGGCCAATGTAGAGGTTCAATGCGTCACCACCTTTCTACGGCCGTGGCCTTCGCCTTCGGTAAGCAAACTGGGCTCCAAGTACAAAAAGTGGTTTAAAAAAGAGGCCGCTGCCTGCGAGAAGGCAGTAAAAAAGCAGCTCGAAGCTGCGGGCGTGGATCAAGCCCACTGGGCCAAAGAGGTGTCTATTTTTGCCGATGGCACCAATGAGGCCAATCTCATCGCCCAGGCAGCCGAGGACTTCGGTGCCGATATCGTGCTGCTTGGTTCCAGCGCGGCGGCGTCGAAAGGCCGATTGCTAGCAGGCTCTACTGCCGATGCCCTCCTACACACCTCCCCGGTACCGGTGGGGCTGATTCCGCGCGATCCGAAGCTTTCTAAGCGCGGAGTTACGCGGCTGAACTTCGGCATCATTGGCGACGAGATCGATGATGCAGCCCTGATGCGCGCAGCCAGACTGGCAGAGATTTGGACCACTCCGCTGAGGATCCTTGCGCTTTCGCCCTCCGGATTCGGCGATCCGCCGATTTCCGAGAGCCTGGAACTTCCCTCCGATATCACCTTGGAGTGGCGCGAGCGCACCCTGGCGGTATTGGATCGCTGCCGCGACCGGGTGGCAAAAGAGATTCCCAATATCGAGATCACTACCCAGATCGGCTCCGGCAATGGTTGGGCTGGTGCCCTTGATGCGCTGAAATGGAAAAAGGGCGATCTATTATGCTTAGGGTCTTCACCCATGGGCGCGTTTGAGCGGGTATTCATTGGCTCTCAAGCAACAGAGATGCTGCCCTATGTATCCGTGCCGGTGTTGATGATTCCAAAATCTGCGCAGCGTTAA
- a CDS encoding Fpg/Nei family DNA glycosylase, whose protein sequence is MPEGHVIHRLAKELDQHFGGTIPEVSSPQGRFAAEAKALDSLAYDHAEAWGKHLFVHFAPERLEHIVHIHLGLIGSFRIEPAEEVWGQIRLRIANDAIAANLRGPQWCRLISEEEQCRATGKLGADPLREDADFAPILEKVRRSKRSVASLLMDQKLFAGVGNIYRAETLFRLGIDPFTPGERLDCWAEVWEDLRFLMAQGVQRGRIDTVREIHTPEAMGRPPRKDDHGGEVYVYRRSGQPCYVCGHPIAEQSMEGRNLFWCPECQRQH, encoded by the coding sequence ATGCCCGAAGGACACGTGATCCACCGCCTTGCCAAAGAACTCGACCAGCACTTTGGCGGCACCATCCCCGAAGTGAGCTCCCCTCAGGGGCGCTTTGCTGCCGAGGCCAAAGCCTTAGATTCTCTTGCCTATGATCATGCAGAGGCCTGGGGCAAACACCTTTTTGTCCACTTCGCACCGGAACGCCTCGAACACATTGTGCATATTCATCTTGGGCTCATTGGTAGTTTTCGCATCGAGCCGGCCGAAGAAGTGTGGGGCCAAATACGGTTGCGCATAGCCAATGACGCCATCGCGGCGAATCTGCGCGGCCCGCAGTGGTGCAGGTTGATTAGCGAGGAAGAACAGTGCCGCGCAACAGGAAAACTCGGCGCCGATCCGCTGCGCGAAGATGCCGACTTCGCGCCGATCTTGGAAAAAGTGCGCCGCTCCAAACGCTCGGTTGCCTCCCTGCTCATGGATCAAAAACTCTTTGCCGGTGTGGGCAATATTTATCGCGCAGAAACGCTCTTTCGCCTCGGCATTGATCCCTTCACCCCAGGTGAGCGCCTAGATTGCTGGGCCGAAGTGTGGGAGGATCTTCGCTTTTTAATGGCCCAAGGAGTCCAGCGCGGCCGCATCGATACCGTGCGCGAGATCCACACGCCCGAAGCGATGGGGCGCCCGCCGCGCAAAGATGATCACGGCGGCGAGGTCTATGTGTATCGCCGCAGCGGCCAGCCCTGCTATGTGTGCGGCCACCCCATTGCCGAGCAAAGCATGGAAGGACGCAATCTTTTTTGGTGCCCTGAATGCCAACGCCAACACTAG
- a CDS encoding gluconokinase, which produces MHIILMGVSGSGKTTVGTLLAQRLNMTYRDGDDLHPQANVEKMAAGIPLNDEDRWPWLQRVGDWLAEHNGIMACSALKRSYRDYIREYAPTAVFVHVHGSRELLASRMAARQGHFMPVSLLDSQLATLEPLEDDEPGAVFSIEPTPEEIVEAIVEWLEAKA; this is translated from the coding sequence GTGCACATCATCCTCATGGGCGTTTCTGGCAGCGGCAAAACCACCGTCGGAACCCTGTTGGCGCAGCGTTTGAACATGACGTACCGCGATGGAGATGATTTACACCCCCAAGCCAATGTTGAGAAGATGGCCGCAGGCATTCCGCTTAACGACGAAGACCGCTGGCCTTGGCTCCAGCGCGTGGGGGATTGGCTGGCCGAGCACAATGGCATTATGGCCTGCAGCGCCTTGAAGCGCTCCTATCGCGACTATATCCGTGAGTACGCGCCCACGGCGGTCTTTGTGCATGTGCACGGCTCAAGGGAGTTGCTTGCTAGCCGTATGGCGGCACGGCAGGGCCACTTCATGCCTGTGTCTTTGCTTGATTCTCAGCTCGCCACATTGGAACCACTCGAAGACGACGAACCCGGCGCGGTCTTTTCTATTGAACCGACGCCGGAGGAGATCGTCGAGGCGATCGTCGAATGGCTTGAGGCTAAGGCCTAA
- a CDS encoding rhodanese-related sulfurtransferase yields the protein MHQSKILLYYKFTPIADPKAMMLWQRELCRLLGLKGRILISEHGINGTVGGPMDACKRYVRAFREYPGFKGTEFKWSEGGAEDFPKLSVKVRDEIVAFGAPGELKVDEKGVIGGGVHLKPEEVNKLVEERGDEVVFFDGRNAMEAEIGKFRNAVVPDVNTTHDFIRELESGKYDWMKDKPVISYCTGGIRCEILSSLMKNRGFEEVYQIDGGIVRYGEKYGNDGLWEGSLYVFDKRMHMEFGAGTEDPGFVQLGHCVQCGAATNKFEHCINEDECRALVLMCPDCHANIETRNCGQERCKEVAKQAAAG from the coding sequence GTGCACCAAAGCAAAATCCTGTTGTATTACAAGTTCACTCCCATCGCCGACCCAAAGGCGATGATGCTCTGGCAGCGCGAACTCTGCCGCCTGCTTGGGCTCAAAGGTCGCATCCTCATCTCCGAACACGGCATCAATGGCACCGTCGGCGGGCCAATGGATGCCTGCAAACGCTATGTTCGGGCGTTTCGTGAATACCCCGGCTTTAAAGGCACCGAATTCAAGTGGTCTGAGGGCGGGGCGGAGGACTTTCCTAAACTCAGCGTGAAAGTTCGCGACGAGATCGTGGCCTTTGGCGCCCCTGGGGAACTCAAGGTGGACGAAAAGGGCGTGATCGGTGGCGGTGTGCACCTCAAACCCGAAGAGGTAAACAAGCTTGTAGAAGAACGCGGCGATGAAGTGGTGTTCTTTGATGGGCGCAATGCCATGGAAGCCGAGATTGGCAAGTTTAGAAACGCCGTGGTCCCGGACGTCAATACCACCCACGACTTCATTCGCGAGCTCGAATCAGGCAAATACGATTGGATGAAGGACAAGCCCGTCATCTCCTATTGCACGGGCGGAATCCGATGCGAGATTCTTTCCTCGCTGATGAAAAACCGTGGCTTTGAAGAGGTCTACCAAATCGACGGTGGCATCGTGCGCTACGGCGAAAAATACGGCAACGATGGCCTCTGGGAAGGCTCACTCTACGTCTTTGACAAGCGCATGCACATGGAATTCGGTGCCGGCACCGAGGACCCAGGCTTTGTTCAACTTGGGCACTGCGTGCAATGCGGTGCGGCAACCAATAAGTTCGAGCACTGCATCAACGAAGACGAATGCCGCGCGCTCGTGCTGATGTGCCCCGATTGCCATGCCAACATCGAAACCCGCAACTGCGGGCAGGAGCGCTGCAAGGAAGTAGCCAAGCAGGCCGCCGCGGGCTAG
- a CDS encoding MarR family winged helix-turn-helix transcriptional regulator gives MTQKTPLELAQSVRPALTKLYVLYFRIAEQSDLTGPQLTILTRLAEDGDSRISHIANAEGIRMPTASNALHQLEQRGMVRRVPDKKDRRGVRVTLTEKGRRELKRVGRERDSYIADMLDTLPPEKFADAEVAAEVIRELANTYQHTLETQHNREH, from the coding sequence ATGACGCAAAAGACCCCCCTTGAGCTAGCACAGTCTGTTCGTCCCGCGCTGACGAAGTTGTACGTGCTGTATTTCCGTATCGCTGAGCAATCTGACCTCACGGGGCCACAGCTAACGATCCTCACGCGCCTTGCCGAAGACGGCGACTCGCGCATTAGCCACATCGCCAACGCCGAGGGCATCCGCATGCCCACCGCCTCCAACGCGCTGCACCAGCTTGAACAGCGCGGCATGGTGCGCCGTGTTCCCGATAAGAAGGACCGCCGCGGCGTGCGCGTGACGCTCACCGAGAAAGGCCGTCGCGAACTCAAGCGCGTGGGTCGCGAGCGTGACTCCTATATCGCCGACATGCTCGACACCCTGCCACCGGAGAAGTTTGCCGATGCCGAGGTAGCAGCAGAGGTGATCCGCGAATTGGCTAATACCTATCAGCACACCCTAGAAACGCAGCACAACCGCGAGCACTAA
- a CDS encoding GntP family permease: MDTWEPTLSAGPLLAIAAGAIAVILFCVIVLKLHAFLTLTLVSAITALAAGIPVTGVVPTMTDGFGKTLASVALLVGLGAMLGRLVETSGGAQALADAMVRKFGEDKAPLALGIASLIVGFPIFFDAGLMVMLPVIFAVARRLNGPVLAYGIPAAGAFSVMHVFLPPHPGPIAASEFFNADIGLVLLLGLIVALPTWYVSGYLWGKFLGKKFPLPVPDLLTGGKQVAMPDNPAKPGTVVALLVLPIVLIFGNTGMNMAVAAGWIEEDTAFGTVMGFLGSTPIALLITALVAIVVLGLRQGRSRKEVESILEGSLGPICSVVLITGAGGMFGGVLRTSGIGDALANSMENLGVPVILGCWLVAVLLRLAQGSATVALTTTAALMAPAVAAGDFSSFQIALMVLAAAAGSVFGSHVNDSGFWLVGRLMGMDVATTLKTWTMNQVLIGTVGFLMTLLLYGISLAL; encoded by the coding sequence ATGGATACTTGGGAGCCAACGCTCTCGGCGGGGCCACTGCTGGCCATCGCCGCCGGCGCCATCGCCGTGATCCTCTTTTGTGTGATCGTGCTCAAACTGCACGCCTTTCTCACACTCACCCTCGTCTCAGCCATCACCGCGCTCGCCGCAGGCATCCCTGTCACCGGCGTGGTCCCCACCATGACCGATGGTTTTGGCAAAACACTCGCCAGCGTAGCCCTGCTCGTTGGCCTCGGCGCAATGTTAGGCAGGCTGGTAGAAACCTCCGGTGGTGCCCAGGCGCTTGCCGACGCCATGGTGCGCAAATTCGGCGAAGATAAAGCGCCCTTAGCGCTCGGCATTGCCAGCTTGATCGTGGGCTTTCCCATCTTCTTCGATGCCGGCCTGATGGTGATGCTACCGGTGATCTTCGCCGTGGCCCGCAGGCTCAATGGCCCAGTGCTTGCCTACGGCATCCCCGCGGCGGGCGCGTTCTCTGTGATGCACGTCTTCCTTCCCCCACACCCAGGCCCTATTGCAGCCAGCGAATTTTTCAATGCAGACATCGGCCTCGTGCTGCTGCTCGGCCTGATCGTGGCGCTGCCCACCTGGTACGTTTCCGGCTACCTCTGGGGCAAGTTCCTAGGCAAGAAGTTCCCACTACCAGTGCCTGACCTCCTCACCGGCGGCAAACAGGTAGCAATGCCTGACAATCCCGCCAAGCCAGGCACCGTGGTTGCGCTGCTCGTGCTGCCCATCGTATTAATCTTCGGCAACACCGGCATGAATATGGCAGTGGCCGCGGGCTGGATCGAAGAAGACACCGCCTTTGGCACCGTCATGGGCTTTTTAGGCTCCACCCCAATCGCCTTGCTCATCACCGCCCTCGTGGCCATCGTGGTGCTCGGATTGCGCCAGGGGCGCAGCCGCAAAGAAGTTGAAAGCATCCTCGAAGGCTCCCTAGGCCCCATCTGCTCCGTGGTGTTGATCACCGGCGCCGGCGGCATGTTCGGTGGCGTGCTTCGCACCTCCGGCATTGGCGATGCCCTGGCCAATTCCATGGAAAACCTGGGCGTGCCAGTCATCCTTGGCTGCTGGCTGGTGGCCGTGCTGCTACGCCTGGCTCAGGGTTCTGCCACCGTGGCACTGACCACCACCGCAGCGCTGATGGCACCGGCTGTTGCCGCGGGCGACTTCTCTTCCTTCCAGATCGCACTCATGGTGCTCGCCGCAGCCGCAGGCTCCGTCTTTGGCTCCCACGTCAACGACTCCGGCTTCTGGCTGGTGGGCAGGCTCATGGGCATGGACGTTGCCACCACCTTGAAAACCTGGACTATGAACCAGGTACTCATCGGCACCGTGGGCTTCTTAATGACGCTCCTGCTCTACGGCATTAGCCTCGCGCTCTAG
- a CDS encoding DUF5318 family protein, protein MLQYSDEINYLCLRNKTLAQFRAGLLRREDVCDAEFLLQASAHHHGRPATYACPICGSEDLRIVTWVYGEALGRASGSARTPEEVAGLLQVGQQCSIHEVEVCPNCRWNQLLKARTITKL, encoded by the coding sequence ATGCTGCAGTACAGCGATGAAATTAACTATCTTTGTCTAAGAAATAAGACATTAGCCCAGTTCCGGGCCGGGCTGCTTCGCAGAGAGGACGTCTGCGACGCCGAATTCTTATTGCAGGCCTCCGCACATCATCACGGCAGGCCTGCCACATACGCCTGCCCCATTTGCGGCAGCGAAGATCTCCGGATTGTCACATGGGTGTACGGGGAGGCGCTCGGACGCGCCTCCGGTTCAGCCAGAACACCCGAAGAAGTAGCGGGGCTGCTGCAAGTAGGGCAGCAATGCAGTATTCACGAGGTGGAAGTGTGCCCGAATTGCCGGTGGAACCAACTGCTGAAAGCCCGAACCATAACCAAGCTGTGA
- a CDS encoding chloride channel protein → MTKQRVWTWKMVLVAIIFGGVAGVLSGLTYGLMQWLQHLIWPEQPSWIYTFSVVLIAGVLIACINIKAGEFELQQEIEASDDLQSFHRGKAMFIAAGAIVAVAAGGAIGPEAGLVGVVGQLSALVNMRITQTREQAVALAKIGNAAALGSLYGSPPAGATYEDDTFDNHKVVPVLAAIAGMGGFLLVINATPSHHAKLDFMATGDFSTHLMVPTLFAAIIGAAFGLGFSALHHGYQVLNKRIGHPVARTIGWSILLALLLASLPQLRFSGQDALADLVAHPGQTTGLALLGLAVGKLIATIITLAAGWKGGEFFPLMLIGACAGMWVAGSESGVLATDLLAATAIAGIGAALTVTLRKPLTILLILLLLAHHVMVAPLLIGVGVGYLVQLFLPNNKDADVSALTGR, encoded by the coding sequence GTGACAAAGCAACGAGTTTGGACATGGAAGATGGTGCTGGTAGCCATCATCTTCGGTGGGGTCGCCGGTGTGCTCTCCGGGCTTACCTATGGCCTGATGCAATGGCTCCAACACCTGATCTGGCCCGAGCAACCAAGCTGGATCTACACCTTCTCGGTGGTGCTCATCGCTGGTGTGCTCATCGCCTGCATCAACATCAAAGCCGGCGAATTCGAGTTACAGCAGGAAATCGAGGCCTCAGATGATCTGCAGAGCTTTCACCGCGGCAAAGCCATGTTCATTGCCGCCGGCGCCATCGTTGCTGTGGCAGCGGGCGGAGCCATCGGACCAGAAGCCGGCCTCGTAGGCGTGGTGGGCCAGCTTTCAGCCTTGGTGAATATGCGCATCACCCAAACGCGCGAGCAGGCAGTGGCGCTGGCAAAAATCGGCAATGCCGCAGCCCTAGGTTCGCTCTACGGTTCCCCGCCTGCCGGTGCCACCTATGAAGACGACACCTTTGATAACCACAAAGTCGTGCCGGTCCTGGCCGCCATTGCCGGCATGGGTGGCTTCTTACTCGTTATCAATGCCACCCCAAGCCACCACGCCAAACTGGACTTCATGGCCACCGGGGATTTCTCCACCCACCTCATGGTGCCAACGCTTTTCGCGGCAATCATCGGCGCAGCGTTTGGCCTGGGCTTTAGCGCCTTGCACCACGGCTACCAGGTGCTCAATAAGCGCATCGGGCACCCCGTTGCTAGAACCATCGGCTGGAGCATCCTGCTGGCCTTGCTGCTTGCTAGCCTTCCGCAACTTCGCTTCAGTGGCCAAGATGCCCTCGCCGATCTTGTGGCTCACCCTGGCCAAACCACAGGCCTTGCGCTTTTGGGCCTTGCTGTGGGCAAGCTCATCGCCACGATTATCACCTTGGCCGCCGGCTGGAAGGGCGGCGAATTTTTCCCACTCATGCTCATCGGCGCCTGCGCCGGTATGTGGGTTGCCGGTAGCGAATCGGGAGTGCTTGCCACCGACCTACTGGCTGCTACGGCCATCGCGGGTATTGGTGCAGCCTTGACGGTGACGCTGCGCAAGCCTTTGACCATCCTGCTGATCCTTTTGCTTTTGGCCCACCACGTGATGGTGGCGCCCTTGCTGATCGGTGTGGGCGTGGGCTATCTAGTGCAGCTTTTCCTGCCCAACAATAAAGACGCTGACGTGTCGGCGCTCACGGGGCGTTGA